The Odocoileus virginianus isolate 20LAN1187 ecotype Illinois chromosome 27, Ovbor_1.2, whole genome shotgun sequence genome has a window encoding:
- the LOC110133566 gene encoding tubulin beta-2A chain: MREIVHIQAGQCGNQIGAKFWEVISDEHGIDPTGSYHGDSDLQLERINVYYNEAAGNKYVPRAILVDLEPGTMDSVRSGPFGQIFRPDNFVFGQSGAGNNWAKGHYTEGAELVDSVLDVVRKESESCDCLQGFQLTHSLGGGTGSGMGTLLISKIREEYPDRIMNTFSVMPSPKVSDTVVEPYNATLSVHQLVENTDETYSIDNEALYDICFRTLKLTTPTYGDLNHLVSATMSGVTTCLRFPGQLNADLRKLAVNMVPFPRLHFFMPGFAPLTSRGSQQYRALTVPELTQQMFDSKNMMAACDPRHGRYLTVAAIFRGRMSMKEVDEQMLNVQNKNSSYFVEWIPNNVKTAVCDIPPRGLKMSATFIGNSTAIQELFKRISEQFTAMFRRKAFLHWYTGEGMDEMEFTEAESNMNDLVSEYQQYQDATADEQGEFEEEEGEDEA, from the exons ATGCGCGAGATCGTGCACATCCAGGCGGGCCAGTGCGGCAACCAGATCGGCGCCAAG TTTTGGGAAGTCATCAGCGACGAGCACGGCATCGACCCCACTGGCAGTTACCATGGCGACAGTGACTTGCAGCTGGAGAGAATCAACGTGTACTACAACGAGGCTGCTG GTAACAAGTATGTGCCTCGGGCCATCCTCGTGGACCTGGAGCCGGGCACCATGGACTCCGTCAGGTCTGGACCCTTTGGCCAGATCTTCAGGCCTGACAACTTCGTGTTTG GCCAGAGCGGCGCCGGGAACAACTGGGCCAAGGGCCACTACACAGAAGGCGCCGAGCTGGTGGACTCCGTCCTGGACGTGGTCAGGAAGGAGTCCGAGAGCTGTGACTGTCTGCAGGGCTTCCAGCTGACCCACTCGCTGGGGGGCGGCACCGGGTCTGGGATGGGGACCCTCCTCATTAGTAAGATCCGCGAAGAGTACCCCGACCGCATCATGAACACCTTCAGTGTCATGCCCTCGCCCAAGGTGTCGGACACGGTGGTCGAGCCCTACAACGCCACCCTGTCCGTGCACCAGCTGGTAGAGAACACGGATGAGACCTACTCGATCGACAACGAGGCGCTGTATGACATCTGCTTCCGCACCCTGAAACTGACCACCCCCACCTACGGGGACCTCAACCACCTGGTGTCGGCCACCATGAGCGGGGTCACCACCTGCCTGCGCTTCCCGGGCCAGCTCAACGCCGACCTGCGCAAGCTGGCCGTGAACATGGTCCCCTTCCCGCGCCTGCACTTCTTCATGCCCGGCTTCGCCCCGCTCACCAGTCGGGGCAGCCAGCAGTACCGGGCGCTGACGGTGCCCGAGCTGACCCAGCAGATGTTCGACTCCAAGAACATGATGGCCGCCTGCGACCCGCGCCACGGCCGCTACCTGACCGTGGCTGCCATCTTCCGGGGCCGCATGTCCATGAAGGAGGTGGACGAGCAGATGCTCAACGTGCAGAACAAGAACAGCAGCTACTTCGTGGAGTGGATCCCCAACAACGTGAAGACGGCCGTGTGCGACATCCCGCCGCGCGGCCTGAAGATGTCGGCCACCTTCATCGGCAACAGCACGGCCATCCAGGAGCTGTTCAAGCGCATCTCGGAGCAGTTCACGGCCATGTTCCGGCGCAAGGCCTTCCTGCACTGGTACACGGGCGAGGGCATGGACGAGATGGAGTTCACCGAGGCCGAGAGCAACATGAACGACCTGGTGTCCGAGTACCAGCAATACCAGGACGCCACGGCCGACGAGCAGGGCGAGTTCGAGGAGGAGGAGGGCGAGGACGAGGCCTGA